In one Myxococcales bacterium genomic region, the following are encoded:
- a CDS encoding alpha/beta fold hydrolase, whose product MKIAFAQPIVAALVFLGTTLSMAACGGCEQRDAGRGDASSTVVTPAPSSPKAIADAAPEAAPVDAAALDAAAPKRARAPGCERRDAPREFHGTVSRPEGEQRYEARLPMNRYDAPAQILFTVHPFGSSTNEFLRHTHLAEVFGTKNWVTVAPEGVRKSFNGGDCCGEAAKSKLDDVGLLLAIADDLRERACIDDERLYVTGFSNGGFLGQAFACAHPERVGAVASVGAVLGVHPCEPREPVSVLLVNGIGDDVIPPDGGGPFRTRPLSETVRTWSRVSGCTEDAGVTRSPVNAVCRRTACQMGRALEVCTVPYAHVWMVRSHPAGDLASARQTAREMLEFFERSGVPPVN is encoded by the coding sequence GTGAAAATTGCCTTTGCGCAGCCGATCGTCGCCGCCCTGGTGTTCCTGGGAACGACGCTCTCGATGGCGGCGTGTGGAGGCTGCGAACAGCGTGACGCGGGCCGCGGCGACGCATCGTCGACCGTCGTCACGCCGGCACCCTCGTCGCCGAAGGCTATCGCGGATGCAGCGCCCGAGGCCGCGCCCGTCGACGCCGCGGCCCTCGACGCGGCGGCGCCCAAGCGCGCGCGCGCGCCCGGCTGCGAGCGGCGTGATGCACCACGCGAGTTCCACGGCACCGTGTCGCGGCCCGAAGGCGAACAGCGCTACGAAGCGCGCTTGCCAATGAACCGGTACGACGCGCCAGCACAGATCCTCTTTACGGTCCACCCCTTCGGCTCGTCGACGAACGAGTTTTTGCGTCACACGCATCTCGCCGAGGTGTTCGGTACGAAAAACTGGGTGACGGTGGCGCCCGAGGGCGTTCGCAAGAGCTTCAACGGGGGCGACTGTTGTGGTGAAGCGGCGAAGAGCAAACTCGACGACGTTGGGCTCCTCTTGGCCATCGCCGATGACCTTCGCGAGCGTGCATGCATCGACGACGAACGCCTCTACGTGACCGGGTTCTCCAACGGTGGCTTTCTTGGGCAGGCGTTCGCCTGCGCCCATCCGGAGCGTGTCGGGGCGGTGGCCAGTGTGGGCGCCGTGCTTGGCGTGCACCCCTGCGAGCCCCGCGAGCCCGTGAGCGTCCTCCTTGTTAATGGCATCGGCGACGACGTGATCCCGCCCGACGGCGGCGGGCCCTTCCGGACGCGCCCCCTGTCGGAGACCGTTCGGACGTGGAGCCGCGTGAGCGGCTGCACCGAAGACGCGGGGGTGACGCGTTCACCCGTGAACGCCGTTTGCCGTCGCACGGCGTGCCAGATGGGCCGCGCCCTCGAGGTCTGCACGGTCCCCTACGCGCACGTCTGGATGGTCCGCAGCCATCCAGCCGGCGACCTCGCCTCGGCCCGCCAAACGGCCCGTGAGATGCTCGAATTCTTCGAAAGGTCGGGGGTCCCGCCCGTTAATTGA
- a CDS encoding PEGA domain-containing protein, whose product MRRTPWLVGGVAALAMALASGSARADVDTARQLFAEGVKRYQKGDYEGAIRLYAEADRAHHSAVIDYNLGLAQERLARLQASVDAFERYLAEAGEDGEFAQAAALAVAQIKARAGRLQVTSEPSGARVFLNGMQARERTPTVILVPAGHHLVVVEGASYRQSADVDVDAAQTKRVDFARPAELGRGEGNRGGGAAVGAGVGAGVGAGGAPLGPAELTGFVWGASFQAVPYAFFARNQPNETGASGIFVGLSAEAGYAFTSRAVIALRAYGSIGSECRRVFESHIASVGPGIAIRATDSLWVGAGLYGGNGSTCRVGQNDFSTDIVFSPVFDISYAVTSRHYGQWLVSAGLGYYFATPSNDNRLVYAPIGFGPRFF is encoded by the coding sequence GTGCGGCGGACACCCTGGCTCGTCGGCGGTGTGGCCGCCCTCGCGATGGCCCTCGCGAGCGGCTCGGCTCGCGCCGACGTCGACACAGCGCGACAGCTCTTCGCGGAGGGCGTGAAGCGCTACCAGAAGGGCGACTACGAAGGCGCCATCCGCCTCTACGCCGAAGCCGACCGGGCCCATCACTCGGCCGTCATCGACTACAACTTGGGGCTCGCGCAAGAGCGCTTGGCGCGGCTCCAAGCCTCCGTCGATGCCTTCGAGCGCTACCTCGCGGAGGCCGGCGAGGACGGCGAGTTCGCCCAGGCGGCGGCGTTGGCGGTCGCGCAGATCAAAGCGCGGGCGGGACGGCTTCAAGTGACGAGCGAGCCGAGCGGTGCGCGCGTCTTCTTGAACGGCATGCAAGCGCGCGAACGAACGCCGACGGTGATCCTGGTCCCCGCGGGCCATCACCTCGTGGTGGTCGAGGGCGCCTCGTATCGGCAGAGCGCGGACGTCGACGTCGACGCGGCGCAAACCAAGCGCGTCGACTTCGCGCGACCCGCCGAGCTTGGGCGCGGCGAGGGCAACCGCGGAGGCGGGGCAGCTGTCGGGGCTGGTGTCGGGGCCGGTGTCGGAGCGGGCGGTGCGCCGCTCGGCCCGGCGGAGCTGACGGGCTTCGTTTGGGGCGCCTCCTTTCAAGCCGTGCCGTATGCGTTCTTTGCGCGCAACCAGCCCAACGAGACGGGCGCCTCAGGCATCTTCGTTGGGCTCTCGGCGGAAGCCGGCTACGCGTTCACCAGCCGAGCTGTCATTGCGCTCCGGGCCTACGGCAGCATTGGCTCCGAGTGTCGACGCGTCTTCGAGTCACACATCGCTTCCGTGGGGCCAGGCATCGCCATCCGCGCGACCGACTCGCTTTGGGTTGGCGCGGGGCTCTACGGCGGCAACGGCAGCACGTGCCGCGTCGGCCAAAACGACTTCAGCACGGACATCGTCTTCAGCCCCGTCTTCGACATCTCGTATGCCGTGACGAGTCGACACTACGGCCAGTGGCTCGTGTCGGCGGGCCTCGGCTACTACTTCGCCACGCCGTCGAACGACAACCGCCTCGTCTACGCGCCCATCGGCTTCGGCCCGCGATTCTTTTAG
- a CDS encoding PAS domain S-box protein: protein MSGPLGITFFRLVAEHGSDIGSLHTRDGLCVFVAPSVTRAFGWPEDQFQGRPLRELVHHDDWPRVAEALAVEGEALGQVTYRLRLPSGETTWVETLTQAAPNSGRDQLVVCMTRDISHHRRATMALEEGVLALAMRQPDGVLVIQDGRILHSNPAAFQLLGLPTEAAVQRRRFAEFVHPDDSAREGEELTRIAQLGTVSAVHDLRFVLRDGTTLTTQTYAMGVSFGGAAAALLVVRDKPKLDTQAIIADRLRSIGAVATGLAQELAAPVALLLASLDVLASEEADADASAAKANALAQATSSGDRIFQALRSLRSFSRGDEDLRRTLDARDVVDAVLNVADGRRTATTKLVRDFAESPVFVSADQARLSQALLNLVANAVDAANERPDGEVRVSVRATTKGGALVEVSDNGPGIHESTLGRVFEPFFTTKPIATAAGLGLPISHAIIRALGGRLDLESAPKAGTIAIVQLPPCAAPEGRMSLTQPPASRATIRVAPAPAPPSATTRALPRVSPAGEKPRLLVMDDDVPLASTLQRLLRHEYDVVVETSAEAALRRIVSGERFDILLCDVMLPGMSGIAFYDELQRIAPAMALRVVFVTGGMNTPGTQAFLEGLPNPCIDKPFLPDDLRRRLRELNR, encoded by the coding sequence ATGTCTGGCCCCCTGGGGATCACGTTCTTCCGGCTCGTCGCGGAGCACGGCTCCGACATCGGCTCGCTCCACACGCGCGACGGCTTGTGCGTCTTCGTCGCGCCGTCGGTTACGCGCGCGTTCGGTTGGCCTGAGGATCAATTTCAAGGCCGGCCCCTTCGCGAGCTGGTTCACCACGACGATTGGCCTCGCGTCGCCGAGGCGCTCGCCGTCGAAGGCGAAGCGCTGGGGCAGGTCACCTATCGCCTAAGGCTCCCGAGCGGCGAGACCACGTGGGTCGAGACGCTGACGCAAGCGGCGCCCAACTCGGGGCGCGATCAGCTCGTCGTGTGCATGACGCGAGACATCTCGCACCACCGTCGCGCCACCATGGCCCTCGAGGAGGGCGTCTTGGCCCTGGCCATGCGGCAGCCCGATGGCGTGCTCGTCATTCAGGACGGCCGCATCCTTCACTCGAACCCGGCCGCGTTCCAGCTCCTCGGTTTGCCAACGGAGGCCGCTGTGCAGCGGCGACGTTTTGCTGAGTTTGTTCACCCCGACGATTCGGCACGCGAGGGCGAAGAGCTCACGCGCATCGCGCAGCTCGGCACCGTCTCGGCGGTCCACGACCTCAGGTTCGTTCTCCGTGATGGCACCACGCTCACGACGCAGACCTACGCCATGGGCGTATCGTTCGGCGGCGCCGCCGCCGCGCTGCTCGTGGTGCGCGACAAGCCGAAGCTCGACACCCAGGCCATCATCGCCGACCGGCTCCGTTCCATCGGCGCCGTCGCGACGGGCCTCGCGCAGGAGCTCGCCGCACCGGTAGCGCTCCTCTTGGCGAGCCTCGATGTCCTCGCGAGCGAGGAGGCCGACGCGGACGCGTCCGCCGCGAAGGCAAACGCGCTCGCGCAGGCGACCAGCTCGGGGGACCGCATCTTTCAGGCACTCCGCTCGCTCCGCTCGTTCTCCCGCGGCGACGAAGATCTGCGCCGCACTCTCGACGCGCGCGACGTCGTCGACGCTGTCCTCAACGTCGCCGACGGACGGCGCACCGCGACCACGAAGCTGGTCCGTGACTTCGCCGAGAGCCCTGTCTTCGTCAGCGCCGATCAGGCGCGCCTGTCGCAGGCGCTCTTGAACCTCGTGGCCAACGCCGTCGACGCCGCCAATGAGCGGCCCGATGGCGAGGTCCGCGTGTCGGTTCGGGCCACGACCAAGGGCGGAGCACTCGTCGAGGTGTCGGACAACGGGCCCGGCATCCACGAGAGCACGCTGGGGCGCGTCTTCGAGCCGTTCTTCACGACCAAGCCCATCGCCACGGCCGCCGGCTTGGGGCTCCCGATCTCGCACGCGATCATCCGTGCCCTCGGCGGACGCCTCGACCTCGAGAGCGCCCCCAAGGCTGGGACCATCGCCATCGTCCAACTGCCGCCGTGCGCCGCACCAGAGGGACGCATGTCGCTCACGCAACCGCCGGCGTCGCGAGCCACGATTCGCGTGGCCCCGGCTCCGGCCCCGCCTTCGGCGACGACTCGGGCGCTGCCCCGCGTGTCGCCGGCAGGCGAAAAGCCGCGCCTGCTCGTCATGGATGACGACGTGCCGCTCGCCTCGACGCTGCAGCGGCTCCTGCGGCACGAATACGACGTTGTCGTCGAGACGTCCGCAGAAGCGGCGCTAAGGCGCATCGTCTCCGGCGAGCGCTTCGATATCTTGTTGTGCGACGTCATGCTCCCCGGCATGAGCGGCATCGCCTTCTACGATGAGCTTCAGCGCATCGCGCCGGCCATGGCCCTGCGCGTCGTCTTCGTCACCGGGGGCATGAACACCCCGGGCACCCAGGCGTTCCTCGAGGGGTTGCCGAACCCGTGCATCGACAAGCCGTTTTTGCCTGACGATCTCCGAAGGCGCCTGCGCGAGCTCAATCGCTGA
- a CDS encoding UPF0262 family protein → MRDLRIDEAAWSAANAARRAEWRTVIDDLLEDGDFASRLQGRYGLVTVATDDVHFEFLDDDGFVVETISLPVPLLRPRIDEYLAVIRRLDEGAGHRESSWIESVDMAKKVIHDGAARALIAAAPSFAADHDTGRLLFSLVVSLLVDTTKLAHAHGHRRA, encoded by the coding sequence ATGAGAGACTTGCGGATCGACGAGGCCGCTTGGAGCGCGGCCAACGCGGCGCGCCGGGCCGAATGGCGCACCGTCATCGACGACCTCCTCGAAGACGGCGACTTCGCGTCCCGACTCCAAGGGCGATACGGCCTCGTGACCGTGGCGACCGACGACGTGCACTTCGAGTTCCTCGACGACGACGGCTTCGTCGTCGAGACGATCTCGCTCCCGGTGCCACTCTTGCGCCCGCGCATCGACGAATACCTCGCGGTCATTCGTCGCCTCGATGAAGGCGCCGGGCACCGCGAGTCTTCGTGGATCGAGTCCGTCGACATGGCCAAGAAGGTCATCCACGACGGCGCCGCCCGCGCCCTCATCGCTGCGGCCCCGAGCTTCGCAGCCGATCACGACACGGGGCGCCTCCTATTTTCCCTCGTCGTGTCTCTCCTCGTCGACACGACGAAGCTCGCCCACGCGCACGGTCACCGGCGCGCTTGA
- a CDS encoding DUF882 domain-containing protein, with translation MRSARPMALAISFAALTPGHVKEASAQVLAIARPATPSVTVAAPALGATAEPVASPVAPARPPTTAGALPPLLVRNINTGAEALVGLYSPSGALDDAGVDAFRRTAGYGEPAPLAARVVQIVAKAAYELGVRQITLVSTIRPKDRRGRGGYHTTGEAIDFQLVGVPARTLASYLRKLPRVGVGIYTHPKTQYVHVDVRDQSYHWLDASPPGKTWKEAQLKDAGRDARDAAYRAADDLPVPPATPVETRAQARR, from the coding sequence ATGCGTTCGGCCAGGCCCATGGCGCTCGCCATCTCCTTCGCGGCGCTGACGCCCGGTCACGTGAAGGAGGCGTCGGCGCAGGTGCTCGCGATCGCGAGGCCCGCCACGCCGTCGGTCACCGTTGCGGCGCCGGCGCTCGGAGCGACGGCGGAGCCGGTCGCGTCGCCGGTCGCCCCGGCGAGGCCTCCGACGACGGCCGGGGCGCTGCCGCCGCTCCTCGTGCGCAACATCAACACCGGCGCCGAGGCCCTCGTCGGCCTCTACTCACCGAGCGGGGCCCTCGACGACGCGGGCGTCGACGCGTTCCGTCGGACCGCCGGCTACGGCGAGCCCGCGCCGCTGGCGGCACGCGTCGTTCAGATCGTCGCGAAGGCGGCCTACGAGCTCGGCGTTCGGCAGATCACGCTCGTCTCGACGATCCGCCCGAAAGATCGCCGCGGCCGCGGCGGCTATCACACGACCGGCGAGGCCATCGACTTCCAGCTCGTGGGCGTCCCGGCGCGCACGTTGGCGTCGTACCTTCGCAAGCTGCCGCGCGTCGGTGTCGGCATCTACACGCATCCCAAGACGCAATACGTTCATGTCGACGTGCGCGATCAGAGTTACCACTGGCTCGACGCGTCACCGCCGGGCAAGACGTGGAAAGAGGCGCAGCTCAAAGACGCGGGCCGCGATGCCCGCGATGCCGCCTACCGCGCGGCGGACGATCTCCCCGTGCCGCCGGCGACCCCCGTTGAGACCCGCGCTCAAGCGCGCCGGTGA
- a CDS encoding serine/threonine protein kinase, whose amino-acid sequence MVTQVPSSLDPASASARIGSVVAGKYRLERLLGTGGMGAVYEAVHTGVQRRFAVKVMTADPARSPDAVRRFTQEAQAAGLIGHPHIVEVFDLGQSDDGTLYMVMELLRGETLHAAMRGGPLAEADAVAIALELLRALGAAHRAGIVHRDIKPQNLFLVERAEGGKSLKVLDFGIAKFHEVAESAVTRSGSIVGTPLYMAPEQVLSDRDIDGRADVWAAGATLFEMLTGRPVHLAPHAAAAAVRIVTEPAARVRTLRPQVNEALDEVVARALTIERDDRYASAELMIEALEAVRDALPTSLEPPMVQSTPSRGSRPTDPSRGTKPTPVPAESRSPSAPTSPSPSGSAPSRSSAKSGLVLFGALALVGGAAAGTLLLPVPAVPLPAPSVSASMASPPRTREVADPPTPPVLRTAQTASRSTEAAPEATTEAAMPEVASAKPLAPASARSTPKRVDPKASPSSAASAPPVNSCGPREVLSNGHCCPLGMVWQDGHCDRPLAKTF is encoded by the coding sequence TTGGTCACCCAGGTCCCCTCGTCGCTAGACCCCGCGAGCGCATCGGCGCGCATCGGGAGCGTCGTCGCCGGCAAATACCGACTCGAGCGGCTCCTCGGTACCGGCGGCATGGGAGCCGTGTACGAGGCGGTTCACACAGGCGTTCAACGGCGCTTCGCGGTCAAGGTGATGACCGCCGATCCGGCGCGCAGCCCCGACGCGGTGCGGCGCTTCACGCAGGAGGCGCAAGCGGCCGGGCTCATCGGCCACCCGCACATCGTCGAGGTCTTCGACCTGGGGCAGAGCGACGACGGCACGCTCTACATGGTGATGGAGCTGTTGCGCGGCGAGACCCTTCACGCCGCCATGCGCGGTGGGCCGCTGGCGGAAGCCGACGCCGTCGCCATCGCGCTCGAATTGCTTCGGGCCCTCGGTGCGGCGCACCGCGCCGGCATCGTGCATCGCGACATCAAGCCGCAGAACTTGTTTCTCGTCGAGCGCGCCGAGGGCGGAAAGTCGCTCAAGGTCCTCGACTTCGGAATCGCCAAATTTCACGAGGTGGCCGAGTCGGCGGTCACGCGCTCCGGCTCCATCGTGGGCACGCCGCTCTACATGGCGCCCGAGCAGGTCCTCTCGGATCGCGACATCGACGGCCGCGCCGATGTGTGGGCCGCCGGCGCGACGCTCTTTGAGATGCTCACGGGGCGGCCCGTGCACCTCGCGCCCCACGCGGCGGCGGCCGCCGTGCGCATCGTGACCGAACCGGCGGCGCGGGTTCGTACCCTGCGCCCGCAGGTGAACGAGGCGCTCGACGAAGTCGTCGCTCGGGCGCTCACGATTGAACGTGACGACCGCTACGCGTCGGCGGAGCTCATGATCGAAGCCCTCGAGGCGGTCCGCGATGCGCTGCCGACGAGCTTGGAGCCGCCGATGGTTCAGTCCACGCCGTCGCGCGGCAGTCGGCCGACCGATCCCTCGCGCGGCACGAAGCCGACGCCGGTACCCGCCGAGTCGCGCTCGCCGTCCGCGCCGACATCACCATCGCCGTCGGGCTCCGCGCCGTCGCGGTCGTCGGCGAAGAGTGGCCTCGTTCTCTTCGGCGCGCTCGCGCTCGTCGGGGGCGCCGCGGCGGGGACACTCTTGCTTCCGGTTCCGGCCGTGCCGCTCCCGGCGCCGTCCGTGTCCGCTTCGATGGCATCGCCTCCGCGCACGCGCGAGGTGGCCGACCCGCCGACCCCTCCCGTGTTGCGGACGGCGCAGACGGCCTCGCGTTCTACGGAAGCGGCGCCGGAAGCGACGACGGAAGCGGCGATGCCCGAGGTTGCCTCCGCAAAGCCGCTGGCGCCGGCGTCGGCGCGTTCGACCCCGAAGCGCGTCGACCCAAAGGCCTCGCCGTCGAGCGCCGCGAGCGCGCCTCCCGTCAATTCCTGCGGCCCGCGCGAGGTCCTCTCGAACGGGCATTGCTGCCCTCTCGGGATGGTCTGGCAGGACGGGCACTGCGATCGGCCGCTCGCCAAGACCTTCTGA
- a CDS encoding aldo/keto reductase encodes MSDDKEKRGVGRRKLLLASAAGVSVAAATAVGLNYRRIWARKDLPLPVISDRPGMVRTEDRVKQRRTLGRTGLEVSVVSIGAGGLEGTAPIFRAVDKGMNYIDTSVCYGDSERVIARALTERATLRDELLIATKWDPGAASTKDEMLRSLDKSLQRLGVDRIDIMQVHWLGGGHVRPDTGFNRLDNEALYAAMDAAKQSGKVRFFGATSHDGNRSKILQHAIDKNAFDMILVKMNVLDFAEAGIPALLAKAREKNIGVVVMKSQPLAGRIPPGFEQSRWSVFQANLRWVLSHREVTSVVHSGTGVDADVQDQAASAVQEEFGQNDSDAPLLEQYAAALSPDYCRGCGDERPSCTDACPAGVAIPHVLQFAMYDRDYHWPVRAREHYAALPVAERWSDLCTGCTRCTEACPHGVDAAKGIRDAKLRLGSA; translated from the coding sequence ATGAGCGATGACAAAGAGAAGCGCGGCGTTGGACGACGAAAGCTGCTCCTGGCGTCGGCGGCAGGCGTCTCGGTCGCGGCGGCCACCGCCGTGGGTCTCAACTACCGACGCATCTGGGCCCGAAAGGACCTGCCGCTGCCCGTCATCTCCGACCGACCCGGGATGGTCCGCACCGAAGACCGGGTGAAGCAACGCCGAACGCTCGGCCGAACCGGCCTCGAGGTTTCCGTCGTGAGCATCGGCGCCGGTGGCCTCGAGGGGACGGCACCCATCTTCCGCGCCGTCGACAAGGGCATGAACTACATCGACACCTCGGTCTGTTATGGCGACAGCGAGCGCGTCATCGCGCGAGCCCTGACCGAGCGAGCAACGCTGAGAGACGAGCTGCTCATCGCGACCAAGTGGGATCCCGGCGCCGCCTCGACCAAAGACGAGATGCTCCGGTCGCTCGACAAGAGCCTGCAGCGGCTCGGCGTCGATCGCATCGACATCATGCAAGTCCACTGGCTTGGCGGCGGCCACGTCAGGCCCGACACCGGCTTCAATCGCCTGGACAACGAGGCGCTTTACGCGGCGATGGACGCGGCGAAGCAGAGCGGCAAGGTCCGCTTCTTTGGCGCGACCTCTCACGACGGCAACCGGAGCAAGATCCTCCAACACGCCATCGACAAGAACGCCTTCGACATGATCCTCGTGAAGATGAACGTGCTCGACTTCGCCGAGGCGGGTATTCCGGCGCTCCTCGCCAAGGCTCGCGAGAAGAACATCGGCGTCGTGGTGATGAAGTCGCAGCCGCTTGCGGGCCGCATTCCGCCGGGCTTCGAGCAGAGTCGGTGGTCCGTCTTCCAGGCCAACTTGCGGTGGGTCCTCTCCCATCGCGAAGTCACGAGCGTCGTGCACTCGGGCACGGGCGTTGACGCCGATGTCCAAGACCAAGCGGCGAGCGCCGTGCAAGAGGAGTTCGGCCAGAACGACTCTGACGCGCCGCTCTTGGAGCAATACGCGGCGGCCCTCAGCCCCGACTATTGCCGCGGCTGCGGCGATGAGCGGCCTTCGTGCACCGACGCCTGCCCCGCCGGCGTCGCCATTCCGCACGTGCTCCAGTTCGCCATGTACGACCGGGACTACCATTGGCCCGTGCGCGCGCGAGAGCACTACGCCGCGTTGCCGGTGGCGGAGCGCTGGAGCGACCTGTGCACCGGCTGCACGCGCTGCACCGAGGCCTGCCCTCACGGCGTCGACGCCGCGAAGGGCATTCGCGACGCCAAGCTTCGCCTCGGGAGCGCTTAA
- a CDS encoding MFS transporter, translated as MLRDRNVRTILAATLLLGVGYGISIALTALHLDAHHFGKEDIGSLAAWFAGGIVAFSIPAGHIVRRFSPKWTLVASLAGYATVVTLFPHLTSFTAIAAARVLDGVFSVGVWVGSETALLARADAKRKAFVMSLYAVAMAVGYVAGPILARGLAAVLPWTYAFGIAGALALAAALVCAVSLEPGLVHGDDESATQTASTPMVPALALLRRIRASCFATFAYGYFQASTVLFLPLFLIEDKGIARDRTILVPAFFAAGMLLCTNVAGRIGDAFGHLLSMRVLGTIGGMTVLAFVFLDAYSAMATAIFIAGATLACISPLSLALQGLVLEPRELSRANGIYNAFYAAGMLLGPRISSYIFAANGGKAMLFHISALWGLFVIFSIAWRADDPRHHGARERVSAEGSQA; from the coding sequence GTGCTCCGTGATCGAAACGTCAGGACCATCCTGGCCGCGACGCTTCTCCTGGGCGTTGGCTACGGAATCTCCATCGCGTTGACGGCCCTGCACCTCGACGCGCATCACTTCGGCAAAGAAGACATCGGCTCTCTGGCCGCATGGTTCGCAGGAGGCATCGTCGCCTTCTCGATCCCCGCGGGGCACATCGTTCGTCGCTTCTCGCCGAAGTGGACCCTCGTGGCCTCGCTCGCCGGCTACGCGACGGTCGTCACCTTGTTTCCACACCTGACGTCGTTTACGGCGATCGCAGCGGCTCGCGTGCTCGACGGCGTCTTCTCCGTGGGCGTTTGGGTCGGCTCCGAGACGGCGCTCCTCGCGCGCGCCGACGCGAAGCGCAAGGCGTTCGTGATGAGTCTTTATGCCGTGGCCATGGCCGTCGGGTACGTCGCCGGGCCTATCCTCGCGCGCGGCCTCGCGGCGGTGCTCCCGTGGACCTACGCGTTCGGGATCGCCGGCGCGTTGGCCCTCGCCGCCGCCCTCGTGTGCGCCGTCAGCCTCGAGCCGGGCCTCGTGCACGGCGATGACGAGAGCGCGACGCAAACGGCCTCGACGCCCATGGTGCCGGCCTTGGCGCTCCTCCGCCGCATCCGCGCTTCCTGCTTCGCCACCTTCGCGTACGGCTACTTTCAGGCGTCGACGGTGCTGTTTCTGCCGCTCTTCCTCATTGAGGACAAGGGCATCGCGCGCGACCGAACGATCCTCGTGCCCGCGTTCTTCGCCGCCGGGATGCTCCTTTGCACGAACGTCGCCGGTCGCATCGGGGACGCCTTCGGGCACCTTCTCTCGATGCGTGTGCTCGGCACCATCGGCGGCATGACGGTGCTCGCCTTCGTCTTCCTCGACGCGTACTCGGCCATGGCGACGGCGATCTTCATCGCCGGCGCGACGTTGGCGTGCATCTCGCCTCTCAGCCTGGCGCTTCAAGGGTTGGTCCTCGAACCGCGCGAGCTCAGTCGAGCCAACGGCATCTACAACGCGTTCTACGCGGCGGGCATGCTGCTGGGGCCGCGCATTTCGAGCTACATCTTCGCGGCCAATGGCGGCAAGGCGATGCTGTTTCACATCTCCGCGCTCTGGGGCCTCTTCGTCATCTTCTCGATCGCCTGGCGCGCCGACGACCCGCGTCATCACGGGGCGCGCGAGCGCGTCTCCGCTGAGGGCTCGCAGGCCTGA
- a CDS encoding chlorite dismutase family protein produces MSAPTDGKGPGLPHIDINEYGGKKDGERQSMNRRLFMQLVVFDVPPGKSQAETGAELVRTMTERKLPGVVYADAMSPRGFGLLTFGEDPARFVREVRPLFDTGSLRDAALRNDWAMIGRTYSTGHEPDLDFWLTKRPIENVMNEAYPWHVWYPLRRTGAFAKLDHHEQATILREHAQIGMAYGQQELAHDVRLACHGLDAKDNEFVIGLVGKELYPLSHLVQAMRKTRQTSEFIGQMGPFFVGHAIGRSSVS; encoded by the coding sequence ATGAGCGCACCGACCGACGGCAAGGGACCCGGCCTCCCTCACATCGACATCAACGAGTACGGCGGCAAGAAGGACGGCGAGCGCCAGTCCATGAACCGGCGCCTCTTCATGCAGCTCGTCGTCTTCGACGTGCCGCCGGGCAAGTCGCAGGCAGAGACCGGCGCGGAGCTCGTGCGGACCATGACGGAGCGAAAGCTCCCTGGCGTGGTCTACGCCGACGCCATGAGCCCGCGCGGCTTTGGTCTCCTCACCTTCGGCGAGGATCCGGCGCGATTTGTCCGCGAGGTGCGGCCGCTCTTCGACACCGGGTCGCTCCGCGACGCCGCGCTGCGAAACGACTGGGCCATGATCGGACGCACCTACTCGACGGGCCACGAGCCGGATCTCGACTTTTGGCTCACCAAGCGCCCCATCGAGAACGTGATGAACGAAGCGTACCCATGGCACGTTTGGTATCCGCTCCGGCGCACCGGCGCGTTCGCGAAGCTCGATCACCACGAGCAGGCAACGATCTTGCGTGAGCACGCGCAGATCGGCATGGCCTACGGTCAACAAGAGCTCGCCCACGACGTGCGCCTCGCTTGCCACGGGCTCGACGCCAAGGACAACGAGTTCGTCATCGGCCTCGTCGGCAAAGAGCTCTATCCGCTGAGCCACCTCGTCCAGGCGATGCGCAAGACGCGGCAGACCTCCGAGTTCATCGGCCAGATGGGCCCGTTCTTCGTCGGCCACGCCATCGGCCGCTCGAGCGTCAGCTAA